The genomic stretch taatatatagaCTATAGGTATGCTTTATGTAAGTTGTTATTGGATTGAAGCATACTTTTTAATGTAACAAGCATCAAAAATACGTGTattattcttcttttagACATCCCATCATCGAATCATTTTAAAGACGCGCTTTATTTACATTTTGCCAAATCTCGAATTTCACgaaaaacagaaaatataataaaagggcttatagtaataaatcaaaaaaacaaacagagatattgtatttgaattaaatctaaaaaacttatttttatttattttttactattttttgtGATGATAgaataacaaaaattatttttaattgaattttatttttagtatctcaaaatttctttttatacaACTTTACTAgcttttatttattgtttgCAAAAAATCCCCAAGCTACAATacattaatttaaaataatccTGATATAAATAGTTGGATAATTGACactaaatattaaatagcatatatatcattattctATTAGGGATTTCTACCTTATGTTTCATTTTTAGGAAAGTTCTTGAATAGAAAATACTACCAAAAATAGTTATGGTTTAaatgattaatatttacaatGTATTGTATATGAATATATAGTAAGTTTATCTATACATATATGTGTGcggatatttttttattcaaataaactcttctaattaatttttaactCAGAGATTCGCAAAATGGTTTGATCTGCTTTGTTGATTGCATGCCTAACTCTTCTGTTCCTTCTTTTTGTAACTTCTCTTACATGAAATTTCCTTTCGTTTTTTCTATAACAATAGCTTTTAAACTATACAATTTTGGATCGATCGGATTATCAACGAATGTGTAGTTTCTTGAACCAATTTTAGTGACATCTGTTAGTTTCAAAGTGTCCCCAACATCTGCTTGTTTCAGTTTGAATGGTAATATAACCTTATCACCGAGAGTAACCAAGTATGGGCGATTATGAATGCGAAATGATGCATATAGTTCATTGGAGAGCTTTAATGGAGTTAAATCAGTTGTGCTTTTGATtgtattttctaaaatatttgaactTGTAGCAGATGCATCTTTATGGTCAATTGGCTCTGAAAGGGTTGAATATTGGGTATGTAAGCCTATAAAGCTTGCTTTAGGAATTATCTGTCTAAATGAATTACTAGTTGAGCAAAGTAGGGGAGATGTAAAATTTTGGGTAAGCTGAGAAAGCCCCAATCTTGACAAGTGAAACATTGTAGAATATTAGTAGCGTATCGAGTATCTAAATCAGTAATTCGTAGAAAGCAGAAAATAATCCAGTATTTTTAGTCTTAATAAATGTTTATATCTTCTAcctataatatatttaatcgaattctattttacagattatattttttttaatagagCGAAATTTTCGGGAGCATTAAAAACTTAGAatctgaaaatattaaaataataattcatagGATACTCGAAAAATTAGTCAAACGAagtaaaaattgaaatatccgttgttgaataataaaaaacatatataatacaaaaagTTTGGTTTATAAAAAgttacaaaaataaaaagtgtTATGTCACTATCgttcatattattaataattagaGAAGTTTTGAATTAGCTGAAGATGGAAGTTTTTATATAACTAGACATTAGTGATCATTTATCGAACTACACCATGAACACTATGTGCtgattcattatcatcCCATGAGAAACTACTATTTGTTGATGAAGAATCACACATGGGGTACATTTGTccattgttatttttattcttttttttatttttttctttgattttccttttttaaCTGTCCCTAGATCGACTCCATCTACAGTTTCTAAATTGTCTTGCGGTTTCTTCAGTATGCTTTGAGATGTAGGAGAATTAAATTCAGCTAAATTACTTTTCTTACTAGAATGTTCGTCCAAGGATGGATCAATTTTTATAGAGCGCTTGAGACTATcgttattttcattttcattttcagttttattagcattttcattatcattatcattaatattggTGACATCATTTCCACTTTCCTTTGACGAAACATGGAAATCTTTTtgaacaatatttttcttggatAATTTTGGATCTGTGGGAGTAGCCTTTAAAGTTACTATGTTAGCAGGCGACATTTTGATATCTTCTTCAGctggaatattattttcctcATCAATCATCTCTTCATCACCATCTTCATCCTTTCTATGCTCTTGTTTTGTTAATGGCGTGAgttcatcttcattatctgTCAAAGTTAAATGTAGAGTTGTCTTACGACCACTGGGATCGGTATATTCATAATATCGGGTAGGttcattatcttcattatcataatCATTTGTATTTATGGATTTTCTgtcttcatcattatcttgcatttcatcattttcttcttcgTCTTGCTGTTCTTGGGACATGTATTCATCATCTTCCATTGCCAATTGTTGAGGATGTTCCACTATATCTTCATAAAGTTCATTTTCACTGATAAGATCGTGCTCCATATCATCTTCTAAATCTTGATCTTCTTTATCAACATCCAAATAATGCTGATTAACATCTGATTCCAGTAGTTTAATTTCCTCTTCACCAAGACTTCTATCAATATCTGGTAAATTATCTTCTGTGAAATCACCTAATGGTGTATTATAATTCTCTCTTGCAATTGTTAATCTAGTATCgatgaaatttttccaattttcaTTGGCTAAAATTTCtagaattatatttaattccTTAATAGATAAATCCATTTCTTCAACATAATTGACGAATTTAACAATTTCTTCagcaattaaatttaaataaccTTGATAACCTAAACCAAGACCATTTTCAACTTGATATTCTAAGCTTTTCGCATCACCTAATATGATTAAATCAGATAAATCGtcatttttgaaaatttcaattaaaagatttttattataaccAGTTTCTAATGGCCCATTTAAAAGCTGttgaataatatcaaaaacTACATTATGCAAAAAGTTATTCCATGggaatttgaaaaacatTTTGATAATCTCAGATAGGATCCCTGTAGTTTCAAGAGATATTTTTAACGCATCACCGATTAATATTGGTgcatcattttcatctaaCATGCTATTTTCATAATTCTCTTGCTGGATATTTAAAGTATTAGTTGATTTATCAGTTGGAGTTTCACTGTCATCCAAATCATCATTACTGCTACCTTGAGAATTTCTTAACTTGAGTATATCCATTTGATGAGATAACTCATGATCTGTTGGAGAAGAGACATTTAATTTTGCATCTGGTGTAAGTTCGCTATTATCAGCTTCCAAAGCAAGGTCATTTTCAACTTGCATATCAACATCTTGATCatgattataattattatcaatagaGCTTTGTTGGGAATATTTTTGTCTAATATACAATCTTCTCGCATAATCACGTTCTTTCACGATTGATTCAGCATCAGGATCATTCATTAATGCCATATTGGAACAATGTAATAACTCGGCAATCAATTcacaaattttaaatcgTTCAAAGCCTAATGGTTCAATTTCACCAAAGGAGgtctttaaattatcaattgttttactagttaataaatcttgGAAATCTTGCAtgtatttgataaataattttaacaTATGACCCAAATAAATAGGATCTCTATCATTTGGAGGATGTGTCTTTAATGTAGTTGAggttaaattaatataatcataatctgaattattttttctaatcaattcaatgataatactaataccaTTATTTAGCGAGGGACCACCTTGtaacatatttttaatcAAGTTTTCCATAATCACAGATGATGATAGCTGTCTTGTTAATTCATTTGGACCTATTATTGAAACCATTTCATTATCTGAACCACCACTGATTGTAATAATAGCCTTCAAAAAATCTGCAGCGGCTGTTACAGTGGATGAAAAATCTTGACCAGAATCATTATGTGGATTCAAAcaatctattaattttggAATTAAATTCTGATTCATAAGGAGATGAATTACCCCATTTGAAGAATCTTGAGTATCAGTGGTAATTATTTTAGGTAAGAAATCCATTAATATTGGGTTTTGAATATgcttaataaataaatctacAAGATTCGATTGATCCAAGATATAATCTATCATTGAATTGACATCCATATCTAGTAGACGatcattaattttcatGAAATATGTGGAAAATAACATAGATATATCTGATGAATCTGAAAGTATTTTCCATAACTTAtctaaaagaaaatgattttcaattaaagtGTTCGAAATAGCCCATATATCTGTAGACAAAATTTCAGTTGCTATTCTTGCCTTTTTAAATTCTGGtgtttcttcatcttcaataattctttcATCTTCgttatcttcatcattatcatcgtttaaggaatttttttcaatatcttctttaaaattaatgatcGATTCTTCAGTAATacaatcaattaatttatctaatATTACCGGATATTTTAAGTAAcctaataatttgaaatttgagCACATTAGCTCTGTGTATAAATCTTCATTGTCTAATAACTCGTCCAATATATCTAGGTTTGGGTTATAATGAACAAAATCTTCATCGTTGATAGGTCCCGATTCATGCGTGGCATGATCTTCATCTAGTGCGGTTGTGGCATCTATGTCGTTTGCAGCAtctaaatcttcattaattaGGGTATCGTTACTATCTTTCGAACTTGATTCAATAGTAATTGAAAGATCCTTATCATCTTCGTTATGGTTGGTATGATtgtgatgatgatgaatcGGTATGAATGctatatctaataattttgaaagaaCAGAAGCTTGGTTATAATCATTACCAAAATTCCAGAATGCACCTGACATTATGTTTAGATTAATTAGGTAGCaatatgatttattaattgagaTGAAAtaaagattgaaaaaaattgaataatgtACAAATTATGAGGAACCaacgaaaaaaattaaaatagagtaaaatcaaataacaaaatgaaataatacAACGTACACGAACTGGGAGTTAGCCACAAAAGTAGAATGTAAGAATGAatggaaaatatattactGCGGCGTGATGTTTAGTAGtaaagttattattattatgctATATTAATGCCAGatgcaaaaaaaacaaaacaaaataaaacaaaataaaacaaaataaagtGAAATGAAACGAAATGACACAAAAAATGtatatctttaattattattatgacaATTTTGAATTCAAATGGGAGTAAAATACTAATGCGTTGAAAGAATGTACGCTAGTTTACGTTGTTGTTATGGTATTGCAGAGAGCagacaaaaaaacaaatagaTAAAGCAGACTTGAAATTAGTCAAATCTGAAAAATCTACTGTTATTAGAGCTAGTGGAAGCGTAAGAATAGAGTGGAGTTTGAGTTGACACAACGAAGGACAAataactttaaaaaaaatactccGAAATGTAAACAAATAGGTTTAGCGAGctctatttattttcttctagGCTTAGAGTGACGTTGCTgcttaaatattaataagaCGTTTCCTATGAGTTTTAGTATAGTCTGGCCATGAAGTAGATATTTCAAGatagaaatataaattctttcttttaattttgtagGTCTTGGCTTTTGTTATTTACATTATGCCATTGATGACTTGCGAATTTGCTCCAAGGAAATTTTCTTCACACACGAATACCCGGACACATTAATTACCCGGACACTAATATCATAGGTATAATCAAGAAGTAATTTGGGTGGAGATTCTACCaactattattgtttttaaattgtCTTTATAAGAATTCGACTTGTTAGTATATAGATTTTACTGTATCTTACTCTTTCTGTTTCTAAAGACTTGCGTAAGGTATTTCTACCTAGTATTGTATGGTGTGCAACCAATACATATATACAAATTACCTCTActttgaattagaaaactatactaaaatatatataaatataaatctttaatatacCTCGTACTTTCATcctaataattttctgtatattatgattatttaaatcttaTGAcacatttaataattttatattttatatttaactattttattttccgACACTCTAATTGTCGCGTCTCGATGctctaatttatttgaaaaatttaatgttaCTAACATAATAGATTCGAAAGTTTCaagatgataatgataatcaAATCGAAGATAA from Henningerozyma blattae CBS 6284 chromosome 4, complete genome encodes the following:
- the MRPL49 gene encoding mitochondrial 54S ribosomal protein bL21m (similar to Saccharomyces cerevisiae MRPL49 (YJL096W); ancestral locus Anc_1.270), with the translated sequence MFHLSRLGLSQLTQNFTSPLLCSTSNSFRQIIPKASFIGLHTQYSTLSEPIDHKDASATSSNILENTIKSTTDLTPLKLSNELYASFRIHNRPYLVTLGDKVILPFKLKQADVGDTLKLTDVTKIGSRNYTFVDNPIDPKLYSLKAIVIEKTKGNFM
- the TBLA0D05460 gene encoding SAPS family protein (similar to Saccharomyces cerevisiae SAP185 (YJL098W) and SAP190 (YKR028W); ancestral locus Anc_1.268), which codes for MSGAFWNFGNDYNQASVLSKLLDIAFIPIHHHHNHTNHNEDDKDLSITIESSSKDSNDTLINEDLDAANDIDATTALDEDHATHESGPINDEDFVHYNPNLDILDELLDNEDLYTELMCSNFKLLGYLKYPVILDKLIDCITEESIINFKEDIEKNSLNDDNDEDNEDERIIEDEETPEFKKARIATEILSTDIWAISNTLIENHFLLDKLWKILSDSSDISMLFSTYFMKINDRLLDMDVNSMIDYILDQSNLVDLFIKHIQNPILMDFLPKIITTDTQDSSNGVIHLLMNQNLIPKLIDCLNPHNDSGQDFSSTVTAAADFLKAIITISGGSDNEMVSIIGPNELTRQLSSSVIMENLIKNMLQGGPSLNNGISIIIELIRKNNSDYDYINLTSTTLKTHPPNDRDPIYLGHMLKLFIKYMQDFQDLLTSKTIDNLKTSFGEIEPLGFERFKICELIAELLHCSNMALMNDPDAESIVKERDYARRLYIRQKYSQQSSIDNNYNHDQDVDMQVENDLALEADNSELTPDAKLNVSSPTDHELSHQMDILKLRNSQGSSNDDLDDSETPTDKSTNTLNIQQENYENSMLDENDAPILIGDALKISLETTGILSEIIKMFFKFPWNNFLHNVVFDIIQQLLNGPLETGYNKNLLIEIFKNDDLSDLIILGDAKSLEYQVENGLGLGYQGYLNLIAEEIVKFVNYVEEMDLSIKELNIILEILANENWKNFIDTRLTIARENYNTPLGDFTEDNLPDIDRSLGEEEIKLLESDVNQHYLDVDKEDQDLEDDMEHDLISENELYEDIVEHPQQLAMEDDEYMSQEQQDEEENDEMQDNDEDRKSINTNDYDNEDNEPTRYYEYTDPSGRKTTLHLTLTDNEDELTPLTKQEHRKDEDGDEEMIDEENNIPAEEDIKMSPANIVTLKATPTDPKLSKKNIVQKDFHVSSKESGNDVTNINDNDNENANKTENENENNDSLKRSIKIDPSLDEHSSKKSNLAEFNSPTSQSILKKPQDNLETVDGVDLGTVKKGKSKKKIKKRIKITMDKCTPCVILHQQIVVSHGMIMNQHIVFMV